Below is a genomic region from Telmatobacter sp. DSM 110680.
CAGCAGCACCACCAGTGCCGCCAGCAGCCAGTTGGTCACCGGGGAACTCGCCGTCGCGGCCGGACCCCACGCCCCTCGCGAAGCCTCCGCAATCAGCCTCTTGGTGTGAGCGTTGGTTCGGTTTCCTCGCCCGGTCGACGGCAGCTTCTTCGTAAGATCTGCATCGGCCTCGGCAGCCGGAATCTGTTTCTCCGCCGCTGTCAGATCAGCAAGGAACTCCGCGCACGAACCATACCGCCGTTCCGGATCCTTCGCCAGCGCGTGGTACAGAACCGGCTGCAACGCCGGATGAACGGAGTCAAGATTCTTGGGAGGATCATTCAGAATCGAGAACAGCATCGACGTGATGCTCTCGGCATGGAACGGCGAGCTACCCGTGAGCATCTCCGCGAACACCACGCCTAGCGCCCAGATGTCGCAACGCTGATCGACGGGCCGGTCCATGGCCTGTTCGGGAGACATGTAGCGAACCGTTCCCGTTACGCCGGTCTGCGATGCCGTCTGCTCCGTCATGGCGCGCGCCAGCCCGAAGTCCACAATCTTCGCCAGTCCCGAAGACGTCAGCATCACGTTCGAAGGCTTCACGTCGCGATGCACAATACCATGACGATGGGCTTCGCCGAGCCCCTGCGCCATCTGCCGCGCGATCGCGATGGCTTCGTACAGCTTCATCGAACCTTTTTGAATGCGCTGCGCCAGCGACGATCCCTCGTAGTACGCCATCACGATGAACGTGAGGCCGTCCGCAGTTTCTTCTATTCCGTGGATGACACCGATGTTGGGATGGTCGAGCGACGATGCAGTGCGCGCCTCGCGCAGGAATCTCTCTTTCTCGCGCTGGCTGGCGTTGAGTTCCGCGGGAAGAAACTTCAGCGCAACCGTACGGTCAAGGCGCTGATCGCGGGCGCGATACACCACGCCCATGCCGCCCGATCCCGCAATCGAAAGCACCCGGTAGTTGCCGGCTATCAACTCGCCTTCAGAGAAGCTTGTCTTCAACACGGGCACATGCCGACCTCAACACGCTTTGAGTGCTCTTGCACAAATGCAATCCAAAGACGAAACAGGGAAGCTAGCTGGGAGCGCAACTTACGTCGTGTTCTAGAGAATACGGCGCGAGGGAAGGCTCTTGCAACAGCAACTTATATTTAGGCTTAAGCGTCGCGCTGTCGGCGCTGGTGCGTGGAAGGGATATTCAGATCTTCGCGGTATTTTGCCACCGTGCGCCGGGTTAACTGGATGCCTTGGGCCTGTAATTGGGCGGCAAGCTGATCGTCGGTGAGGGGATGGCGGGGGTTTTCCTCGTCGATCAGCTTGCGAACCTTGCGCTTGAGTAGTAGCAGAGGAGTGTCGGCGCCCTCCGGCCCGTTCGATCCCTCGGAGAAAAAGAATCGCAGTTCGATCACGCCTTGAGGAGTGTGTGCATACTTGTTGGCCACAGCCCTGCTCACTGTAGATGGGTGAACGCCGATCTCCTCGGCCACTTCCTTGATCATCATCGGGCGCAGGGCTTCAATTCCCTGGTCAAGAAAATCCTGCTGCCGCCGCACAATCACTTCGCAGGTGCGCAGAATGGTGCTCTTACGCTGGGCAATGTTGCGCATCAACTGCATAGCCGAGCGGAAGCGCTCTTTCACGTATTCCTTGACTTCTTTTTCGGTGCCCTCGGCTACCAGCATGCGGCGGTAGCGCGCACTCAAGCGGAGGCTGGGCAGATCTTCCTCGTTCATCGAGACCACCCACTCCGCGCCGCGTTTGATGAAAACAACATCGGGCTCGATGAGTCGCGTCTGTTCGCGGTTGTAAAGCCTGCCCGGGCGCGGCTCCAGAGTGCGAATGAACTCCACGCCCGCGTGCGCTTCTTCCGGAGTCACATGCAGTGACTTGGCCAGATCTTTCACATCCCGTTTCTGCAGCAGTTGGAGATGGTCGCGGACTATCTGCGCAGCCACTTCCATCGAACGCCGGCGCTCTTCAAGTTTCGCATCAGCCTCCGCTTTCAGGGAGTGGTGATTATCCTCGAATCCGTCCGCCTCGTGGTGTACTTCCACGCTGTGCTGCGCATAAACTTTCTTCAGCTCTGCCTGTTGCGCCGCAATCTGAACCAGCAGGCACTCGCGCAGATCAGTTGCGGCAATACCGGCGGGATCAAGATGCTGCACCAGATCGATACCGCGCTTGATCTGATTGCTTAAAGCATCTTTGTCTTTGCCCTGATTCTCCTCGAAGTGTCCAAACGCTTCGATCAACTCGTCATGACTCGCCGCGAGGTAACCATCTTCATCCAGGTTGCCAATGATGAAATCGGCGGCGATGGCCAGTTCCGGCTCCAGCGTCAATGCTCCCAGCTGCCACGCCAGGTGATCGGATAAAGTCGTAGGCTGCGAAAGGAAGTTCTCGAACGAGGGCTTCTCGCTGTCTTCATACTCCGGCTGGGTGCGGTAGCCCGGATCAAGGTAGTCCTGAAAGTACGACCCAAAATCAATCTCGTTGAAAGGGTCTTTGGGTTCGGCCGCGGGCTCCGTCGTACCCACATCCAGCCGTTCCGGGGGCTGCAGGTCGTGCTCCTGGCGGCTCGCCACTTCGTCCAGCATGGGAACTGTTTCGTCAATCTCTTCCAGGACGGGGTTTTCCACCATCTCGGCATCGATCATCTCCTTCAGTTCGAGCTTGTTGAGCGCAAGAACGCTCACCATCTGCATCAGGCCCGGTGTGAGGACCTGGCGTTGCGACACCTTCAAATTCAACCTAGGTTGCAACAATGGCATACAAGGAACTCGATTCCCAATGAGACTCGCTATAAGTGTAATCGGGTAGCAGGCGGGATGCACGCTGCCTGCCTGACCCATCCGGCTAAATAGAGGCCTGCCGATCCCGAAGACGCTATAACTGCAGCGCCTTAACGGTCAATTCAGCGAGAATCCCTCTCCCAGGTAGATGCGCCGAACCTCTACATCGTTCCCTAGTTCATGAGGGGTGCCGGCACGAAATATCCGCCCCTCGGCAATGATATAGGCGCGGTCGGTTACGCTCAATGTTTCCCTCACGTTATGGTCGGTAATGAGGATCCCGATTCCGCTCGATTTGAGGTCGAAGATGATCTTCTGCAATTCCAGCACGGCGATGGGATCGATCCCGCTGAAGGGTTCATCCAGCAAGATGAAATTTGGTTGAATGCACAACGACCGGGCGATCTCAACGCGCCGGCGCTCGCCTCCAGAGAGGGCATAGCCGCGTGTGCCGCGAATGTGGCCCAGACTCAACTGCGCGATCAGACGCTCCGCTCGCGATTTCCGCTCCCGCGTATCCAGCGCCTGCGCCTCAAGCACCGCCATGATATTTTCTTCCACCGTCAATTTGCGGAAGACCGACGGCTCCTGCGGCAGGTAGCTGATGCCGTAGTTCCGCGCTCGGAGGTACATCGGCAGCCGGGTAATGTCGTTGTCGTCCACCATGATGCGTCCTGTCTCGGGCGCCACCAGGCCTACGATCATGTAAAAGCTCGTTGTCTTGCCGGCACCATTCGGCCCCAGCAGCCCGACCACCTCGCCCCGCGAGATATTCAGGTTTACTCCCCGGACTACCTGGCGGCCCTTGTAGGACTTGCCGATTCCTTCAGCGATCAGTGTTTCCATCTAGCTCTCGGGTTGTTCTAAAAACACCCAACTACTTTGGCGCCGTGGTTACGGTCGTCGTTTTGCGTCCGTCGCCTTCGATACTGACGCTATCATCGCGACTATTGAAAATCAAAGCTTGCCCCGTTACTGTTCTGCGCGTTGCGTCGGTCAAACGCGGCGGCGCAGCGGCTGTACCTGTAAGCACATAGTTGCCAGTATCACTTGTATAGACGAGTTGTTCGCCGACCCCGCGACGCCCCTCTGAAGAAATCTGCACGTGTCCGGTCGAGGTCATCCGATCCACCTGCCCGGGAGCGCCGTCTTTGCCAGCGTGATTTCCTGGCGCCAGCAGAATGAGCTCGAGTTCATTTGAAGTTGTCGTTGCGTCGGCGGTACTGGATACTACGCTTCCCACGGCACCTGCACGCATCACTGCTTTGCGTTCTGCGCTCGAATACTTCAAGTCGCCCCCACGCACGCTGATTACGGAAGGCTCGTTCCTCTTTTGCGCACTCTGCTTGCCTGGAATGGCTGCGGTCGCACTGACAAGAGTCACCTGCACCGGATTTTTGCTGTCTTTGCTCTGCGCGGTAAGCGTCTGCCTGGTCCGATCGAGCACGATTACCGGGGCAAGCACAGAGTTTCCCTGCTGCCACAGCCGCGCACCGCCCTTGAATGTTGCTGCACCGGTCGATCTCTGCAACTCTGCTTGCTGCGCGACAACATGCGCCGGACCCTGCACGCCAAAGTTTCCGGTCATGCCGCTTTTGCCTGGGCTCGTTCCACTTCCAGAGCCAGATGCATCGCCCGTCCAGGTTGCCTTTACGTTGCCCAGCGCGAAAGCGTCGCCCGATTCCTGAGAGACGTTCAGTTTGTCTGCGGTCAATTGAAGCCCGCCATCCGTCACCCGCGGATTCCCGGTCAGGTGCAATTGACCGGCATTGTCGTAGTCCGCATGGTTTGCAGTTGCGCGCAATTCAGATTGCGCAACACCAGCTTTCGCGGGAGGCTGCTGCGTCAGAATCACGTTGCCGTCGACGGTTGCCGATTCGATTTGCGTCTCGCCGCCAGTCCTACTTTGCTTTGCAGCCTCAGGCGCTTTTAGATGAGCCACCAGCACATCACCACTGGTCGTCTGCCGCGTTCCGGTCGGCGTAGTCTCGGTAATCGTGGTGTGGCCCTTGCCGGTGAGTGAGCTCAGCGAACCGTTTGGCCCGAAGACTCCCATCACATCGTCGGCCGACATCTTCTCAGGAGCGGCGGGTGCGTTGCTGCGCTGGCTCACGGCTTCCACGGTCACACCGCCGGTGCCATGAATCGATACCAGTTCAACCTTGTTCTTGCCTGCGTTTCTGAAAGCCACATCCGCCACTGGAGAAATCCACGTCCGATGGGCGCGAACAGTTCCCTTCTCGGATCCGTTCTCTTCATCGCTCACAATCTGCACACCGCGCTCAAGATGCGCATTGCGCAGTTCTCCCTGTCTAGCGAACGCCAGTTCCATCGTCGGCGATGTTCCGTGAATATGGCGTCCGTTCTTCGCTGAATCGATCGTTACTCCGTCCTGCAAATGACCATGGGACGGCTGACTGTGTTCATCGAAATTCAGCGTTGCAGTTGGCGCAGATAGTCGTCCGCCGGCGGATGTCGTCAGCGAGAATCCTTTCGTCGCGTCCAGCCGATCCGCAGATCCATCATCCCTGAAGTAGACTTTGGCCTGCTGCGCATTGGATACATCCTCGCGATAGTGCACGGTCGCAACCTGCAATTCACATGTCTGATCGTCGCGCTGGAAAACCGCATGCTGCGCAGATAAGGCGACTGGATCCGATCCACGCTGCACATTCAACTGCACCGCATGATCCAGCGCCAGCAGGCCATCGTGTGCGTCATACTTTGCGCCGATTGCACTGCCACTGCCCTGCGCAAGATTGAATTCTACTTTCTCGTTCGTAGAGGCCTCACCGCTGTTGCGATCGAAGATCAGACCGCTGGTCTTTACGTGAATCTCCCCGCTGGCCGCTGTCTGCGCAGCCGACGCGAGCGAGCCGCTCTTATTGCTTATTGCCTGGCTGGCACTTGCTTTGGG
It encodes:
- a CDS encoding RNA polymerase sigma-54 factor; the encoded protein is MPLLQPRLNLKVSQRQVLTPGLMQMVSVLALNKLELKEMIDAEMVENPVLEEIDETVPMLDEVASRQEHDLQPPERLDVGTTEPAAEPKDPFNEIDFGSYFQDYLDPGYRTQPEYEDSEKPSFENFLSQPTTLSDHLAWQLGALTLEPELAIAADFIIGNLDEDGYLAASHDELIEAFGHFEENQGKDKDALSNQIKRGIDLVQHLDPAGIAATDLRECLLVQIAAQQAELKKVYAQHSVEVHHEADGFEDNHHSLKAEADAKLEERRRSMEVAAQIVRDHLQLLQKRDVKDLAKSLHVTPEEAHAGVEFIRTLEPRPGRLYNREQTRLIEPDVVFIKRGAEWVVSMNEEDLPSLRLSARYRRMLVAEGTEKEVKEYVKERFRSAMQLMRNIAQRKSTILRTCEVIVRRQQDFLDQGIEALRPMMIKEVAEEIGVHPSTVSRAVANKYAHTPQGVIELRFFFSEGSNGPEGADTPLLLLKRKVRKLIDEENPRHPLTDDQLAAQLQAQGIQLTRRTVAKYREDLNIPSTHQRRQRDA
- the lptB gene encoding LPS export ABC transporter ATP-binding protein, translated to METLIAEGIGKSYKGRQVVRGVNLNISRGEVVGLLGPNGAGKTTSFYMIVGLVAPETGRIMVDDNDITRLPMYLRARNYGISYLPQEPSVFRKLTVEENIMAVLEAQALDTRERKSRAERLIAQLSLGHIRGTRGYALSGGERRRVEIARSLCIQPNFILLDEPFSGIDPIAVLELQKIIFDLKSSGIGILITDHNVRETLSVTDRAYIIAEGRIFRAGTPHELGNDVEVRRIYLGEGFSLN
- a CDS encoding LptA/OstA family protein, translated to MRFTIERLRTLVLVAAVLLVIALGAFLGIAKFKNRFIRKDLPSKLGLNIQEEANGFVYSHEVRGHMLYKIRASKQVQLKRDGKVFLQLHDVNIELYAADGSRVDRIAGDEFEYDPNKGMARAVGPVEITLTKPTVAPAIAPKASASQAISNKSGSLASAAQTAASGEIHVKTSGLIFDRNSGEASTNEKVEFNLAQGSGSAIGAKYDAHDGLLALDHAVQLNVQRGSDPVALSAQHAVFQRDDQTCELQVATVHYREDVSNAQQAKVYFRDDGSADRLDATKGFSLTTSAGGRLSAPTATLNFDEHSQPSHGHLQDGVTIDSAKNGRHIHGTSPTMELAFARQGELRNAHLERGVQIVSDEENGSEKGTVRAHRTWISPVADVAFRNAGKNKVELVSIHGTGGVTVEAVSQRSNAPAAPEKMSADDVMGVFGPNGSLSSLTGKGHTTITETTPTGTRQTTSGDVLVAHLKAPEAAKQSRTGGETQIESATVDGNVILTQQPPAKAGVAQSELRATANHADYDNAGQLHLTGNPRVTDGGLQLTADKLNVSQESGDAFALGNVKATWTGDASGSGSGTSPGKSGMTGNFGVQGPAHVVAQQAELQRSTGAATFKGGARLWQQGNSVLAPVIVLDRTRQTLTAQSKDSKNPVQVTLVSATAAIPGKQSAQKRNEPSVISVRGGDLKYSSAERKAVMRAGAVGSVVSSTADATTTSNELELILLAPGNHAGKDGAPGQVDRMTSTGHVQISSEGRRGVGEQLVYTSDTGNYVLTGTAAAPPRLTDATRRTVTGQALIFNSRDDSVSIEGDGRKTTTVTTAPK